The Bacillus oleivorans genome has a window encoding:
- a CDS encoding YitT family protein: MKKIIQDISLILLGSLLFAIGISYFTIPNMLSEGGIIGITVIVHYLFEWSPGIVNLVLNASLLLVGLKFFDKRTIIYTLITIAASSGFLYITEEFGRQLTEDTLLAAIFAGLLVGAGIGLILRAGGTSGGTTILARLVNQLWGWSMGTVILVMDIIVVAGSAFIIGLDKAMYTLIVVYIGAKAIDFIVEGLDERVAVMIVSAEPDRILQTLTTKMSRGLTVLEGRGGYSGVQKDVLYIVISKHELAQVKNIIKGIDQSAYVTVHGVHEMAG, translated from the coding sequence ATGAAAAAAATCATTCAGGATATTAGCCTTATATTATTAGGATCGTTGCTTTTTGCCATCGGGATCAGTTATTTTACAATTCCCAATATGTTGTCCGAGGGCGGGATTATCGGTATCACGGTGATTGTCCATTATCTCTTTGAGTGGTCTCCTGGGATTGTGAACCTTGTATTAAATGCCTCGCTTTTACTTGTGGGACTAAAATTTTTTGATAAAAGAACAATTATATATACATTGATAACGATTGCTGCTAGTTCTGGTTTCTTATACATAACGGAAGAATTCGGCAGACAGCTAACGGAGGATACACTGCTGGCGGCTATTTTTGCCGGATTACTGGTAGGTGCAGGGATAGGTTTGATTTTACGCGCTGGCGGCACATCAGGAGGAACAACGATCCTGGCGAGACTTGTAAACCAGCTGTGGGGCTGGAGTATGGGAACCGTCATTTTAGTAATGGATATTATTGTGGTAGCGGGCTCGGCTTTTATCATCGGTCTGGACAAGGCTATGTATACATTAATTGTAGTCTACATCGGAGCAAAGGCTATTGATTTTATTGTGGAGGGCCTTGATGAAAGAGTGGCGGTTATGATTGTTTCCGCTGAACCTGATCGGATTTTACAAACCCTAACCACGAAAATGTCAAGAGGCTTGACCGTATTAGAGGGCCGGGGAGGTTACTCCGGAGTTCAAAAAGATGTGCTTTACATTGTCATAAGCAAGCATGAGTTAGCCCAAGTTAAAAATATCATCAAAGGCATCGATCAATCCGCTTATGTAACGGTCCATGGCGTCCATGAAATGGCGGGGTAG
- the purT gene encoding formate-dependent phosphoribosylglycinamide formyltransferase produces MYGAPNKKHAKKLLLLGSGELGKELIIEAQRLGVETIAVDRYEGAPAMQVAHRFHVIDMLDEGQLRSVIEAENPDMIVPEIEAIATAALVELEQEGYNVIPTAYAAQLTMDREGIRRLASEKLGLPTAKYEFANSLEELKEAVRLIGLPCVIKPIMSSSGKGQMICRTEADIENSWNAAISGGRAKSARVIVEEFIKFDSEITLLTVRSVSGTICCPPIGHIQQDGDYIQSWQPHDMTPEQIREAEDIAKKITDELGGCGLFGVELFIAPDRIYFSEVSPRPHDTGMVTLVTQDQSEFALHARAVLGFPITGVELVSPGASRAIKAKIESDDYQISGIEQALSVPNTQIRIFGKPKTTVGRRMAVVLSRGENVDAALKLAAEAGSKINIK; encoded by the coding sequence ATGTATGGAGCACCGAATAAGAAGCACGCGAAAAAACTGTTACTTTTAGGGTCAGGAGAGTTAGGGAAGGAACTGATTATTGAAGCGCAGAGATTAGGTGTTGAAACGATTGCGGTTGATCGTTATGAAGGTGCGCCAGCGATGCAGGTCGCTCACCGATTTCATGTGATAGATATGCTCGATGAGGGACAGCTTCGATCCGTTATTGAAGCGGAAAATCCAGATATGATTGTGCCTGAGATTGAGGCGATTGCCACTGCCGCTTTAGTTGAACTAGAACAAGAGGGATATAACGTCATCCCCACTGCTTATGCGGCTCAGCTAACGATGGATCGGGAAGGAATCAGACGGCTGGCAAGTGAGAAGCTGGGACTTCCGACCGCAAAATATGAGTTTGCCAATTCGCTAGAAGAACTAAAAGAAGCAGTTCGGTTAATAGGGCTTCCTTGTGTTATTAAACCAATCATGAGCTCTTCTGGTAAAGGGCAAATGATTTGCAGAACGGAAGCTGACATTGAAAACTCCTGGAACGCCGCTATTAGCGGGGGACGAGCAAAGAGTGCTAGAGTCATTGTAGAGGAATTCATTAAATTTGATTCGGAGATTACACTCTTGACGGTTCGCTCGGTTTCGGGAACGATTTGTTGCCCTCCAATCGGCCATATACAACAAGATGGGGATTATATTCAATCCTGGCAGCCGCATGATATGACACCAGAGCAGATAAGGGAAGCTGAAGACATTGCGAAAAAGATTACGGATGAGCTTGGTGGCTGCGGACTTTTTGGTGTAGAGCTTTTTATTGCCCCTGATCGCATTTATTTTAGCGAAGTTTCGCCAAGACCGCACGATACGGGAATGGTTACATTGGTAACCCAAGACCAATCTGAATTTGCCCTGCATGCCCGTGCAGTTCTAGGGTTTCCGATTACAGGTGTAGAATTAGTGTCGCCAGGAGCTAGCCGTGCCATCAAAGCTAAAATCGAAAGTGATGATTACCAAATATCCGGAATCGAGCAAGCATTATCCGTTCCCAACACACAAATCCGGATCTTTGGAAAACCGAAAACAACTGTCGGCCGCCGCATGGCCGTTGTTCTCAGCAGAGGAGAAAACGTCGACGCTGCTCTTAAACTTGCAGCAGAAGCGGGTTCAAAAATAAATATTAAGTAA
- a CDS encoding response regulator transcription factor, producing MTSISLLKEPCLKRSWLISILEKHFSGYSISAYSSTKEKELYKNVADLIIVDLDTDVDHFQLVDFYQRNDKKIIVETSNVNHVDLLEWFKKGLNGYFYKDMEVQDAFKAVTAVLNGKTYVHPELATVLLEDYVKIRTEKVSRPEGLLTKREWGILELMAKGYCNQEIGEILHISERTVKNHVSSILAKLQVPNRTKAVLLAQQMRWISI from the coding sequence ATGACTAGTATATCTTTGTTGAAAGAGCCATGCCTTAAAAGGTCTTGGCTCATCAGTATTTTAGAAAAACATTTCTCAGGCTATTCAATTTCAGCTTATAGTTCGACAAAAGAAAAGGAACTTTATAAAAATGTAGCAGATTTGATTATCGTTGACTTGGATACAGATGTGGACCATTTTCAACTTGTCGATTTCTATCAACGGAACGATAAAAAAATAATAGTGGAAACCTCTAATGTTAATCATGTCGACTTATTGGAATGGTTTAAAAAAGGACTGAATGGCTATTTTTATAAGGATATGGAAGTACAGGATGCATTCAAGGCCGTTACAGCCGTTTTAAATGGGAAAACCTATGTTCACCCCGAATTAGCCACGGTTTTGCTCGAGGATTATGTCAAAATCAGGACTGAAAAAGTGAGCCGGCCAGAGGGTCTTTTGACAAAAAGGGAATGGGGAATCCTTGAGTTAATGGCAAAGGGTTATTGCAATCAAGAAATAGGAGAAATTCTACATATCTCAGAAAGAACCGTAAAAAATCACGTAAGCTCAATCCTGGCAAAACTACAAGTTCCAAACAGAACCAAAGCTGTACTCTTAGCCCAGCAAATGAGATGGATTTCTATCTAG
- a CDS encoding ABC transporter permease — MAGYIFRRILAGVITLFFLTTITFFLMHAIPGGPFSPSEQRNVPISVIEKVEEKYGLNEPLIVQYLNYLKSLAQLDLGISFKQPDVSVNELIEQGFPISAKVGIIAIIVALLVGIPLGIISAVKRGKWADWLSMIIATIGISIPNFVIAVLLLFLFAVVLKILPTFGLTSWEHYILPVAGLSFYPIAYIARLMRSSMLEVMRQDYIRTARAKGVHELSVLGKHALRNAIIPIITYLGPLVAILLTGSFVIERIFSIPGIGRDFVTGISDRDYSIILSLTVFFGALIIIANLIVDILYAVIDRRVKINE, encoded by the coding sequence TTGGCTGGCTATATTTTTAGAAGAATTCTAGCTGGGGTTATTACTTTGTTTTTCTTGACTACTATTACGTTTTTCCTTATGCATGCGATTCCAGGCGGGCCGTTTAGTCCTTCGGAGCAGCGGAATGTTCCGATTAGTGTGATTGAAAAGGTTGAAGAGAAGTATGGGCTGAATGAGCCATTGATTGTTCAGTACCTGAATTACTTGAAAAGCTTGGCTCAACTTGACTTAGGCATTTCGTTTAAACAGCCGGATGTCAGTGTTAATGAATTAATTGAACAAGGATTTCCTATATCCGCGAAAGTAGGAATCATAGCAATTATTGTTGCCCTGTTAGTGGGTATTCCACTAGGGATTATTTCCGCTGTTAAGCGGGGAAAATGGGCAGATTGGCTATCTATGATTATTGCAACCATCGGAATTTCGATCCCCAACTTTGTCATCGCCGTTCTTCTCCTATTTTTGTTCGCTGTCGTTTTAAAAATCTTACCAACGTTTGGATTAACGAGCTGGGAGCATTATATCCTGCCTGTTGCCGGTCTTTCTTTTTATCCGATTGCTTATATTGCGAGACTCATGCGTTCCAGTATGCTCGAGGTCATGCGCCAGGATTATATTCGCACCGCAAGAGCTAAGGGTGTCCATGAACTCAGTGTTCTCGGCAAACACGCATTGCGAAATGCCATCATTCCCATCATTACGTACCTCGGCCCTTTAGTGGCGATCCTTTTAACAGGAAGCTTTGTCATTGAAAGGATCTTCTCGATTCCAGGCATTGGCCGGGATTTCGTAACGGGGATTAGCGACCGTGATTATTCGATCATTTTATCGTTAACTGTCTTTTTTGGCGCTTTGATTATCATAGCAAATCTTATTGTCGATATTCTTTATGCTGTGATTGATCGGCGTGTCAAAATCAATGAGTAG
- a CDS encoding ABC transporter permease: protein MSHILKVTKDEPFPNDHWHDIPDELFERLGDSRKRNNEAIVRPRKTYWQDAWSRFRKDPLAMIGLCVVIIITLAAIIGPMLSPYTYDGQNLGNGNQGPSAEHWFGTDKFGRDIFTRTLYGARISLTIGFVAAAINMVIGVIYGGISGYFGGRVDMIMMRVVDMLIAIPDLLYIILMMMFLGNSLQSIIIALCITSWIGTARIVRSQVITLKHQEYALAARCIGESKSRILFRHLLPNSIGPIIVTVTFLVPSAIFSEAFLSFLGIGIQVPIASWGTLVNDAIPTIFTEPYQMLFPALAISVTMFSLNFIGDGLRDALDPRLKK from the coding sequence GTGAGCCATATATTAAAAGTGACCAAGGATGAGCCATTCCCCAACGATCATTGGCACGATATTCCGGATGAGCTTTTTGAAAGATTAGGAGATTCGAGGAAACGCAATAATGAGGCGATTGTACGGCCACGCAAAACCTATTGGCAGGATGCCTGGTCAAGGTTTCGCAAGGATCCGCTTGCAATGATCGGGTTATGTGTTGTCATTATCATAACGCTGGCTGCGATTATTGGTCCGATGCTTTCACCGTATACATATGATGGGCAAAATTTAGGAAATGGAAATCAGGGTCCTTCTGCTGAACATTGGTTTGGGACTGATAAGTTTGGCAGGGACATTTTTACCAGAACGCTGTATGGAGCAAGAATCAGTTTGACGATTGGGTTTGTGGCGGCTGCGATCAACATGGTAATTGGTGTCATTTACGGGGGCATTTCCGGGTATTTTGGCGGACGGGTCGATATGATTATGATGCGGGTTGTCGATATGCTGATCGCGATTCCTGATCTCTTGTATATCATCCTGATGATGATGTTTCTTGGGAACTCCCTGCAAAGCATCATTATTGCTTTATGTATAACATCTTGGATTGGTACGGCGCGAATTGTCAGATCACAGGTTATTACTTTAAAACATCAGGAATACGCGCTGGCTGCAAGATGTATTGGAGAGTCCAAATCGAGAATCTTATTTAGGCATTTGCTTCCGAATAGTATCGGACCGATTATTGTGACTGTTACGTTTTTAGTGCCTTCCGCGATTTTCTCTGAAGCTTTTCTAAGCTTTTTAGGGATAGGGATTCAGGTGCCGATTGCCAGCTGGGGTACGCTCGTTAACGATGCAATCCCAACCATCTTTACTGAACCCTATCAAATGCTGTTCCCTGCATTAGCGATTAGTGTAACGATGTTTTCACTCAATTTTATCGGTGATGGACTAAGAGATGCGCTCGATCCACGGCTAAAGAAATAG
- a CDS encoding ABC transporter ATP-binding protein, which translates to MKLLEIENLRTNFHIDSGKVQAVRGISFYIDKGESIGIVGESGSGKSVSMLSVMGLLPDNATVEADRMNFEGVELLDVDPKQMRKLRGNEIGMIFQDPMTSLNPLFTIGNQIMEPIRIHLNVSKAEARRRAIEILKLVEIPSPESRLNQYPHEFSGGMRQRVMIAIALSCNPKLLIADEPTTALDVTIQAQILDLMKDLKKKLNTSIVLITHDLGVVASMCERIIVMYGGQIVEEGTTREVFYNPKHPYTWGLIRSLPKVSTGEKKKLIPIPGSPPDLLDPPKGCPFAARCEHAMKICELRQPLDTNVTDTHRVSCWLMHPKAPKVAKEVVV; encoded by the coding sequence GTGAAATTACTAGAAATAGAAAATTTAAGGACGAATTTTCACATTGATTCCGGAAAAGTTCAGGCGGTCCGGGGAATATCTTTTTATATTGATAAAGGAGAATCGATTGGGATTGTCGGAGAGTCAGGCTCGGGAAAAAGTGTTTCGATGCTCTCGGTGATGGGGCTGCTGCCTGATAACGCGACAGTTGAGGCAGATCGGATGAACTTTGAGGGTGTTGAACTCTTAGATGTCGATCCAAAGCAAATGAGAAAGCTCCGCGGCAATGAGATTGGGATGATTTTTCAGGACCCAATGACGTCTCTAAATCCGCTTTTTACGATAGGCAATCAAATTATGGAACCGATTCGGATTCACTTGAATGTGTCAAAAGCGGAGGCGCGGAGAAGAGCGATTGAGATTTTAAAACTCGTTGAAATACCAAGTCCGGAAAGCCGGTTAAACCAATATCCCCATGAATTTTCAGGGGGAATGAGACAAAGAGTCATGATTGCAATTGCGCTTTCGTGTAATCCCAAATTGCTGATTGCAGATGAGCCAACGACTGCTCTAGACGTAACGATCCAGGCGCAAATTTTAGACCTGATGAAAGATTTGAAAAAGAAGCTTAATACCTCGATTGTGCTGATCACCCATGATTTGGGCGTGGTCGCGAGTATGTGTGAGCGGATTATTGTGATGTACGGCGGACAGATTGTGGAAGAGGGAACGACTCGAGAAGTTTTTTATAATCCTAAACATCCTTATACATGGGGACTGATCCGGTCCTTGCCAAAGGTTTCGACGGGAGAGAAGAAAAAACTGATTCCGATTCCGGGCAGTCCTCCCGATCTACTGGATCCTCCGAAAGGCTGTCCTTTTGCAGCCCGCTGTGAGCACGCGATGAAAATTTGCGAATTACGTCAGCCGCTGGATACAAACGTAACGGATACGCATCGTGTTTCCTGCTGGCTGATGCACCCTAAGGCTCCGAAAGTGGCGAAGGAGGTTGTGGTGTGA
- a CDS encoding ABC transporter ATP-binding protein — MASETLVEVKNLKKHFTLTKGFFSKKANVLKAVDDVSFSIKKGETFGLVGESGCGKSTTGRTLLKLYEPTSGHILFDNNPIENLKHKEMLPFRKKMQMIFQDPYASLDPRMTVADIIGDPLDVHRIAKGKERIDRINELIELVGLKSDHLNRYPHEFSGGQRQRIGIARALAVEPEFIVCDEPISALDVSIQAQVVNMLEELQEKFGLTYLFISHDLAMVRYLSHKIGVMYLGSLVEVAEANELYTNMQHPYTKALLSASLLPDPDMAEKSERIRLKGDIPSPVNPPSGCAFRTRCPYAVGACSEEKPQLKDIGNGHQVACHVVT; from the coding sequence GTGGCGAGTGAGACTTTAGTAGAAGTTAAAAACTTAAAGAAGCATTTTACCTTGACAAAGGGCTTCTTTTCTAAAAAGGCAAACGTGTTAAAAGCTGTTGATGATGTGAGTTTTTCGATTAAAAAAGGTGAAACCTTTGGTCTGGTTGGGGAATCAGGCTGCGGAAAATCAACAACAGGCCGTACTTTGCTAAAACTTTATGAACCAACCTCAGGGCACATTCTCTTTGACAATAATCCAATTGAAAACCTGAAACATAAGGAAATGCTGCCATTCCGTAAAAAAATGCAGATGATCTTTCAGGATCCTTACGCATCATTGGATCCAAGGATGACCGTTGCCGATATTATCGGGGACCCTTTGGACGTCCACAGAATCGCGAAGGGAAAGGAGCGGATCGATCGGATCAATGAATTAATAGAACTGGTAGGCTTAAAAAGTGACCATTTAAACCGGTATCCGCATGAGTTTTCAGGCGGACAGCGCCAGCGGATAGGAATTGCCAGAGCGCTTGCCGTTGAGCCCGAATTCATTGTTTGTGATGAACCGATTTCCGCTTTAGATGTGTCGATTCAGGCACAGGTCGTCAATATGTTGGAGGAGCTCCAAGAGAAATTTGGTTTAACCTATTTATTTATATCACATGACTTGGCGATGGTTAGATATTTATCTCATAAAATTGGAGTCATGTATTTAGGATCCTTGGTTGAGGTCGCGGAAGCTAATGAATTGTATACGAACATGCAGCATCCGTATACAAAGGCATTGTTGTCGGCATCACTTTTACCTGATCCGGATATGGCTGAAAAAAGTGAACGAATCCGTCTCAAAGGGGATATCCCGAGTCCGGTTAATCCGCCAAGCGGCTGTGCATTCCGAACACGCTGTCCATACGCGGTGGGAGCATGCAGTGAAGAGAAGCCGCAATTAAAGGATATAGGTAATGGGCATCAGGTAGCTTGTCATGTTGTTACATAA
- a CDS encoding peptide ABC transporter substrate-binding protein translates to MKRKAGLILTLLLSVFVFVACSSDETSENSQDEKKIIYALPDEPETLDPTLNVYSRSSVVMQNLFRGLYTIGPEGVPVPSLAAETIVDETGTKYTFKIHEDAKWSDGEPVTAHDFEYSWKRVLNPDVASGAAFDLYYLKNGLAYNEGKVSADEVGVKAVDEHTLEVELENPTPYFLNLLCATSYYPVRQDVVEGEEEWTKSPDTYLVTGPFTLVEKKAKEKYVLKKNPNYLNADNVKIDTLEIVFIEAPEAELAAYMNGEIDVSDNLSAEAMAQYKDSPEYTVSPRIGTYYFDINVTKEPFDDPQVRKAFGISINRQQIIENVMQSTEKPAYGFVPYGMPHGVQTDQEYRDVVGNLFEEDAEEAKRLLAEAGYPNGEGLPEIELLTMASQTDKDIAQAIQSMWKENLGVEVSIRTMESKVYWDELSNGNFMIARDGWTGDYLDPMTNLTLFESVNTADDTRWVNEEYDALLQENREILDQQKRMDNYAKAEKILMDEMSVIPLYFYEDSFLVKPHVKGVLKNYIGHTYFEYADVE, encoded by the coding sequence ATGAAGAGAAAAGCTGGTTTAATCCTGACGCTGTTGCTGAGTGTTTTCGTGTTTGTAGCTTGTAGCTCTGACGAGACTAGTGAAAATTCTCAAGATGAGAAAAAGATTATTTATGCCCTGCCAGATGAACCCGAGACCTTAGATCCTACGCTAAACGTGTATTCCCGTTCATCTGTGGTCATGCAAAACCTATTTAGAGGTCTTTACACAATTGGCCCAGAGGGTGTTCCTGTCCCTTCTTTAGCAGCGGAAACGATTGTTGACGAAACAGGAACCAAGTATACTTTTAAAATCCATGAAGATGCAAAATGGAGTGACGGAGAGCCGGTTACTGCCCATGACTTCGAATATTCCTGGAAAAGGGTGTTGAACCCTGACGTGGCTTCCGGTGCAGCTTTTGACTTGTATTATTTAAAGAATGGTCTTGCTTATAATGAAGGAAAAGTCAGTGCAGATGAGGTTGGGGTAAAAGCGGTGGATGAGCATACGCTTGAGGTTGAGCTTGAAAATCCAACTCCATATTTCTTGAATTTGCTTTGTGCGACTTCTTATTACCCAGTCAGACAGGATGTTGTAGAGGGGGAAGAGGAATGGACGAAATCTCCGGATACATATTTAGTGACAGGTCCATTTACGCTGGTTGAAAAGAAGGCGAAGGAAAAGTACGTATTGAAGAAAAATCCAAACTATCTCAATGCGGATAATGTGAAGATTGATACACTTGAAATTGTCTTTATTGAAGCTCCAGAAGCTGAACTTGCAGCTTATATGAATGGAGAAATTGATGTTTCCGATAACCTGAGTGCTGAAGCGATGGCTCAGTATAAAGATTCCCCAGAGTATACGGTTTCACCGCGGATTGGAACCTATTATTTTGATATTAACGTCACGAAAGAGCCTTTTGATGACCCGCAGGTAAGAAAGGCATTTGGAATCTCAATCAACCGTCAGCAAATCATAGAAAATGTGATGCAATCTACCGAAAAACCAGCCTACGGATTTGTTCCATACGGAATGCCGCATGGTGTTCAAACCGATCAGGAATACCGGGATGTCGTCGGAAACCTATTTGAAGAAGATGCAGAAGAAGCAAAACGATTACTGGCAGAAGCGGGATACCCTAATGGGGAAGGATTGCCTGAAATTGAACTCCTGACAATGGCCAGTCAAACTGATAAGGATATCGCTCAAGCGATCCAAAGTATGTGGAAGGAAAACCTTGGTGTTGAAGTCAGCATCCGTACAATGGAATCTAAAGTCTACTGGGATGAACTGTCAAACGGTAACTTTATGATCGCCCGCGATGGCTGGACGGGTGACTACCTCGACCCAATGACAAACTTAACCTTGTTTGAATCGGTTAACACAGCCGATGACACACGCTGGGTCAACGAAGAGTATGATGCCTTATTACAAGAAAACAGGGAAATTCTAGATCAGCAAAAGCGGATGGACAACTACGCCAAAGCCGAAAAAATCCTAATGGATGAAATGTCTGTCATCCCGCTCTACTTCTACGAAGACTCCTTCCTCGTCAAACCGCATGTCAAAGGAGTCCTCAAAAACTACATCGGCCACACATACTTCGAGTATGCGGATGTAGAGTAG
- a CDS encoding S66 peptidase family protein — translation MSGLKKPKAIKTGDRIGLIAPSSPVSRPDRVEESVKKLEEFGFEVTVGDSCYGRYGYLAGEDSLRAEDINGMFADPSIDAIVCIRGGYGTPRIIDQLDYEMIERNPKLFVGYSDITTLHIALNQKCKMITLHSPMPASDMLRDFDEYSIKGFLQAISSPEPLGEMKNPEGEEIQCLVAGVATGSIIGGNLSLIAATLGTPYEIDTKGKLLFLEDIDEEPYSIDRMLSQLRLAGKLEDCNGIILGDWNNCVPRDVSKPSLTLQEVFQDLLVPTGKPIICNVKAGHCKPTMTLPLGVEAILDADQCQLTITESATV, via the coding sequence GTGAGTGGATTAAAGAAACCAAAAGCAATTAAAACAGGAGACCGGATTGGGTTAATTGCTCCTTCAAGTCCTGTCAGTCGTCCGGATCGGGTCGAGGAATCGGTTAAAAAGCTAGAGGAGTTTGGCTTTGAGGTTACAGTTGGTGATAGCTGTTATGGACGGTACGGTTACCTGGCTGGTGAGGATTCCTTAAGAGCTGAAGATATTAACGGCATGTTTGCCGACCCTAGCATTGATGCTATTGTTTGTATACGTGGCGGATATGGCACTCCTAGAATAATCGATCAGCTAGATTATGAGATGATCGAAAGAAATCCCAAACTATTTGTCGGCTATAGTGATATCACAACCCTGCATATCGCCTTAAATCAGAAATGCAAAATGATTACTTTACATAGCCCAATGCCAGCTTCAGATATGCTCCGTGATTTTGATGAGTATTCAATAAAAGGTTTCCTCCAAGCAATCTCTTCACCAGAACCGTTAGGAGAAATGAAGAATCCGGAAGGGGAGGAAATCCAATGTCTAGTTGCGGGTGTGGCAACTGGTTCAATTATAGGAGGCAATCTGTCTTTAATCGCAGCGACGCTTGGAACCCCCTATGAAATCGATACAAAAGGAAAACTGTTATTTTTAGAAGATATCGACGAAGAACCCTATAGCATTGATCGAATGCTCTCACAGCTTCGGCTTGCCGGCAAATTGGAGGATTGTAACGGGATTATCCTGGGAGACTGGAACAATTGTGTCCCAAGAGATGTCTCGAAACCAAGCTTAACTCTGCAGGAAGTATTTCAAGATTTGCTCGTTCCGACGGGAAAACCTATCATCTGCAACGTCAAAGCAGGCCACTGCAAACCAACCATGACCCTGCCCCTTGGAGTAGAAGCTATTCTAGATGCGGATCAATGTCAATTAACGATTACAGAAAGTGCGACCGTATAG
- the galU gene encoding UTP--glucose-1-phosphate uridylyltransferase GalU — translation MEMIKKAIIPAAGLGTRFLPATKAMPKEMLPIVDKPTIQYIVEEAVASGIKDLIIVTGKGKRAIEDHFDRSYELEQRLLERSKIEIYKEIKSISDMIDVHYIRQKEPKGLGHAIWSARHFIGNEPFAVLLGDIIINSKVPCLAQLINTYNKFNQSVIGLTHVPDEDVNKYGIVNPYHFEDGLSLIQDVVEKPHQKEAPSNLAILGRYILSPKIFDLLEKQEAGKDGEVQLTDAIRSLIDLEPVYGLEIQDKVLDTGNKLGFIKATIDIAVQREDLRTDLIEYLQEVLKEVTINQQKASGINMF, via the coding sequence ATCGAAATGATTAAAAAAGCGATCATACCTGCTGCAGGTCTCGGTACAAGATTTTTGCCAGCAACGAAAGCAATGCCAAAAGAAATGCTGCCAATTGTAGATAAACCAACGATTCAATACATTGTTGAGGAAGCAGTTGCCTCTGGAATTAAAGATTTAATCATAGTGACCGGGAAGGGCAAAAGGGCGATAGAGGATCATTTCGATCGTTCCTATGAACTCGAGCAGCGCCTGCTAGAAAGATCTAAAATTGAAATCTATAAGGAAATTAAAAGTATATCAGACATGATCGATGTCCACTATATTCGGCAGAAGGAGCCAAAGGGTCTGGGGCATGCGATTTGGAGTGCGAGACATTTTATCGGAAATGAGCCCTTTGCCGTTCTGCTAGGAGATATTATTATCAACTCAAAAGTGCCATGCTTGGCACAGCTCATTAATACTTACAACAAGTTCAACCAAAGTGTGATCGGGCTAACTCATGTACCAGATGAAGATGTCAATAAATATGGAATCGTAAATCCGTACCATTTTGAAGACGGGTTAAGTCTGATTCAGGATGTGGTGGAAAAACCCCATCAAAAGGAAGCTCCCTCTAACTTAGCTATTTTAGGAAGATATATTCTATCCCCAAAAATTTTTGACCTGCTTGAAAAGCAGGAAGCCGGAAAAGATGGAGAAGTTCAGCTTACCGACGCCATCCGGTCACTCATCGATTTGGAACCGGTGTATGGATTGGAGATACAGGATAAAGTCCTTGATACGGGGAACAAATTAGGATTTATTAAAGCAACGATTGATATCGCGGTTCAGAGGGAAGACCTTAGAACAGATTTAATCGAATATCTTCAAGAGGTCCTTAAGGAAGTCACCATCAATCAACAGAAGGCTAGCGGTATAAATATGTTTTAA